From the Chthonomonadales bacterium genome, the window TGCGCAGCGTGACGATGTAGGCCGACCCACCGTCAATGCTGAGCCGCCCGCCCTGGCTCTCGTCCGGCAGCGCGCACACCGGCGAAGGCGGTCTGCCCGCGTCGGGCACGAAGCGCCATAGGGAGGCCGCGCCGGCGGGATCGACGACGAGGTAGCAGAGCGACCGACCCGCCGCCTGGAGGCTCGTGGGCGCCGCCGCCCCCTGCTCGGCCGGGAGCACGGCATCCTCGCGCCGGCCGCCGCCCTCGCGCGCCTCGCTCATCAGGCGGCGCGTAGCGTCGTTGCCGCGCTCGAACCAGAAGTACCGCTCGCCGAGCGCGACGGGCATTCCCTCACCGGCGTAGGCGACCAGGCGGCGCAGGCGCCCGTCGTTGTTGCTCGCCAGAAGCAGGTCCGGCGGTGGCAGGCCGGGCTTCGGCGCGTGGGCGCGCCAGGCCACGCCGTCCGCGGTCGGAGCCAGCTCCGGCCGCCCGACGAGCGCGCAGGGCACCTCCGTGCGCGCGCCGTCGGAAAGCCGCGTGCGGACCAGGCGAAGGCGTCTCGGCTTCTCTTTCCCGACCTCCACCCACCAGGCGCAGCCTCCCGAGAGGGCCAGCGATGAGCCGCCGCGGTCGGCCGCAACGCGATCGCAGGCGACCACGGTGCGCGCCTCGCCCCCGGCGGCGTGCAGCATCAGGATGCCACCGGGCCCGTAGCCGCGGCGGGCCGCCGCGCCGCCGGCGCCGCCCTTCTCGGAGGCGTAGGGGAACCAGAGGCCGTCGCCGGCCGAGGCGACCTGGCGGATCCAGACGTCCGCGGGGGCGTCGGCGCGCGCGCTCACGGGCTTGCCGCCGACCAGAGGGGCGCAGAGCGACTCTACGCTCCAGCGGCCTTCCGGACTCGCCACGCGGTGCACCAGCCACAGCCGCCCGTTCATCACATGCGCCACGGCCGGCCACTCGGGCCGCACCTCGCGCACCCGCTCCAGCGGCTCGGGCCGCGCCAGCAGCCAGATCGCTGCCACGGCCGCCATCGCCGCGACCGCGGCCGCCACCATCCACGCTCCTCGCAGCCTCATCGCCCCTCCCCCTGACCCGCGCCCGCCGCGCAGCGCCCCGGCTCCCCCGGCGCGCGAGCCGCCCGCCCCCTGTTCGCCGCGTCGCCCGCGCCGACCTTGCGCCGGCCCCTGAGGTCGCACGGCCGCCGGGGTCCGGGCGGCGGCACCGTTCGGCGGCCACGCTGCCCAGTACGTCCGCCGGGGCCCCGCTGCTCCTTGCGCCCGGTCGAGGCGCGCGCCGCTCCCCCGCCGGCCCGCGGCAACCCGTGCGCAACGGCACAATGCGCGCCGCCCCGCCGTCCTGTGCCTGTTCCGGTCGAGGTCCTGGAGGCCGCCGTGTTCCGCGACGAGCTCACCAGTTCCTATCCGCGCGACGAGGAGGCGCTCCTGGGCGATATGGGCCTCGACCTGTGGCAGCCGGAGCCAAGCTGCTGCGGTATGGCGGGCGCCTTCGGGTTCGAGCGCGGCGACCACTACGACGTGTCGATCCAGTGCGGTGAGCGCCTGCTGCTGCCGGCGGTGCGCTCGGCCGACCCGGACACGCTGGTGATCGCGGACGGCCTCAGTTGCCGCGAGCAGATCCGGCAGACCACGGACCGACAGGCGCTGCGCCTGGCGCAGGTGATCCAGATGGCGCTGCGCGAGGGCGAAAGCGGCCCGGCCCAAAGCTGCCCGGAACGCGCCTACATGTGCGTCGAGTCGCCCGAGGAGGCCCGCGCGCGCCGGATGCGCGGCGGCTGTGGGCGTCGGAGCCGCCGCGCTGCTCGGAGCGCTGGCCTGGCAGGCCTCGCGCGGCCGCCACGCGAGCCGGTAGGGAGGAGGAGCGACGATGGAGGAGCGGACCCTGTACGAGGGAGGCGAGCGGACCTTCGCGCTGGTGTGCGGCACCGGGGACGAGGCCATGGAGGAGCTGCGCGCGTTCGCCGAGCGCCAGGGGCTCTCGGCGAGCCGGCTCACCGCCATCGGCGCCTCCTCCAGCACGACGCTCGGTTTCCTCGACTGGCGGACGGCGGCAGGCGGAGGTCCTCGCGCTCATTGGCAGCACCACGCTGGACGAAGGCAAGCCGGAGGTTCACGCGCACGTGGTGGTGGGCCTGGAGACGGCACCACGATGGGCGGGCACCTGCTACGTGGTGTCGTGCCGCCCACGTTGGAGGCGGTGCTCGAGGAGTCGCCGGCGCCTCTGTGGCGGCGACACGGCGCCGAGCCCGGCCTTGCCCTGATCGCCCCGCGCCTGGGCGTGGGCGCCCGCTGAGCCGCGGGGCGCCCATCCGGGGGTCTGGAGGGCGCCGCGGGTGACGCCCCTCCACGCGGTCCGCGCACCTCGCGGGGCGCGGGGCTTGCCCACCTGGCCGCGCCGTCCGGGAAGGGGCGACGCGCGAACCCCTCGCAGGGCGGCGGCGTCCTATCGTCGCGCGCGGTCAAGTGCGTGGCCCCGGGCCGCCATCGCTCGGCGGCAGGCGAGCGCGCACGGCGCCCGGCAGCGCGCGGGCGGCACGAGACAAGGAGGTTACGTATGAGCACGACGATCGTGGGGCTGTTCGACACGCTGCACCAGGCCCGAGATGCGGCAGAGGAGCTCGATGGCAGTGGGATCGATCGCGGCGACATCAGCGTGGTCGCCAGCGAGCCCACGGCCAGGGATGCCGGCTGGGAAGGCCGCGAGCAGGCAAGCATCACCGCCGAGAACGCCGAGGTAGGCGCGGTGATCGGGGGCGCGGGCCTCGGCTTCATCGGATTTCTGGCCGGCCTGGGCGCCTTCTTCATTCCGGGGTTCGGCCCGGTGATCGCGGCCGGGTGGTTCGCGTCGATGATCACCGGCGCGGCCATCGGCGCCGCGGCGGGCGGGATCCTCGGCGCGCTGACGGGCCTGGGCGTCCCGGAGGATCAGGCGCGGGCCTACGAAGAGGGCGTCCGCCGCGGCGGCACGCTCGTGGTGGTCCGCGCCAACGAGGCCGGCGCGAGCCGGGTGGCGGACATCCTCGGTGCGCATGGCGCGGCCAACATCGAGCAGCGCGCCACCGGGTGGCGCAACGAGGGCTGGGACGGCCGCCCGCCGGCCGCGCGCGAGCCCGCCGGCGTGGCGCACAGCGACACGACCGCGACCCCGGAGCCCCGCGCCTCGCGGCCGCTCTGAGGCGCTGCCCCCACGCGGCGGGGGCCGCGAGACACGAAGCGCGGGCCCACCGGACGCCGTCGTCGGCGCCGGGTGGGCCCGCGCGTGCATCGGCTCCGGGGCGCGACGGCTACGCGGGCGCGGCCACGCCCGCCAGCAGCGGGTAGCCGCGCGCCTCGCGCTCCTTGAGGTACCGCAAGCAGCACTTGCGCGACATGGCGCGCACGCGGTTGATGTAGCTGGCCCGCTCCGTCACAGAGATGCTGCCGCGCGCATCCAGCAGGTTGAAGACGTGCGAGCACTTCAAGGCCAGGTCGAACGCCGGGTAGACGAGCCCATTCTCCACCACGCGCAGGCTCTCCCGCTCGTACATCTCGAAGCGCGCCAGCAGAGCGTCCACGTCCGCCTCATCGAAATTGTACGCGCAGTTCTGTTGCTCGGCCTCTTTCTCGACCTCGCCGTAGGTGATGCCGTGAGCCCACTCCATCTCCCACACGCTGTCGACGCCCTGAAGGCAGCAGGCCAGGCGTTCCGTGCCGTAGGTGATCTCGGCGGAGATGGTGCGGCACTCAATGCCGCCCATCTGCTGGAAATAGGTGAACTGGGTGATCTCGGTGCCGTCCAGCCACACCTCCCAGCCCACGCCCGACGCGCCGAGCGTCGGCGCCTCCCAGTCGTCCTCGACGAAGCGAACATCGTGCTCTTCCGCGCGGATCCCGAGCGAGCGCAGGCTCTCCAGGTAGATGTCCACGATCTCGTCGGGCGACGGTTTCATGATCACCTGGTACTGGTAATAGTGCTGCATGCGCATAGGGTTGAGCGCGTAGCGGCCGTCGGCGGGCCGCCGCGAGGGCTGCGCGTAGGCCACGTTCCACGGCTCGGGGCCCAGGGCGCGCAGCGTCGTCATGGGGGCGTTCGTTCCGGCGCCCACCTCCACGTCGTACGGCTGCAGGATCAGGCAGCCGCGCTCGGCCCAGAAGCGCTCCAGCGTGATGAGAAGGTCCTGAAAGGTCATCGCGGGTTCCTAGCGGCTCGGCGCGATCGGGGGCCTCCCGAGGGCGCGACCGGCGTAGAGTACCAGACGGCCCGAGAGGGTGTCAAGGAGCGCCCGCGCGCGGCCGGGCGCCGGGCGCTCACGCGCGCCCGGCCGCCTCGTACATCGCCAGAATGCAGTCCGGCGGCACCTCGGCCAGCAGGTTGTGGATGTTGTTGAAGACGTAGCCGCCGTCCCGCCGGCAGTAGCGCACGACATCCTCCGCCTCCCGCGCCACCTCCGCGGCCGATCCGCGCGAGAGCGTGTGCTGTGCGTTCACGCCGCCGCCCCAGAGCGTCGCGCGCCCGCGCAGCCGGTCTTTCCACTCGCGGAAGGAGCGGCCGCCGGCCGACCACTGGATCGGGTTGACGATGTCGAAGCCGCTCTCCACCACCAGGTCCAGCAGGCCGTGGATCGCGCCGCAGTTGTGCATGAAGATGCGTACCCCGGGCAGCAGGCGGTGCACCTCGTCGTTGAAGCGGCGGTAGTAGGGCAGGAACAACTCGCGATAGGTCTGCGGCGCGGCGATGAGCGAGTTCTGCGTGCCCCAGTCGTCCGCGGTGGTCATCACCACGTCGACGGAGCCGCGCACCTCCGGCAGTAGCGCGCGGATGTTGCCGATGGCGTGCTCCACGGTCAGCTCGTGATACTCCTTCACGAAAGCGGGCTCCAGCTTGCAGATGACTGGAAAGATGCCGATACCGCAGTAGCCGGCGATGCCAATGCCGGCGCCGCAGAAGTCGGTGAAGAAGACGGCGCGATCGGTGGCGGCGCGCGCGCGGCGTGCCAGGTCAGCCGTCTGGCGCACCTGCTCGTCGGTGATGGCGCGCGCGCGCAGGTCGCGCTCATAGCGCGCGAGGTCAAGGAGCGGCAGGGGCGCGTCGAGGTCCAGGAGCGGCTGGCCGCTGTGGTTGGCGTTGAACACGTAGGAGGTGGGCGGCATCCGCGTGTCGCGCCACTGCACCACGGTGCCGTCGGGCTTCGTTTCGAAAGCGGCGGGGTTGAGCACGCGGGCGGGGAGGCGGCCGCCGAAGTCGTAGTCGCGCCACTTCTCCGGCTCCTCGAAGGCGTTGGTCACTCCGCCATCCACGGTCACCACGTCGCATCCCAGGGCATCGAGCACATCGGTCTCGGGCAGGGCGAGCATCTGCCCGGTGTCATGCACGCGCGGCAGCCGCCGGGGCAGGCCCAGCGCCTCCACGAGGGAGGGGTAGGCGAAGGCGCTGATGCCCGTCGAGCGCATCGCGCCCAGGTCGCGCGGCACACGGTCGGTCTCCTCGAACGCGAGGGCCTTGAGGACGCGCTCGCGCGGCGATAGGGTCACGGTCGTCTCCATGCGGGTGTGGGTTCGGGCGCCTCCCTCCCACGGGAGCGCCGCATTGGGCGATTCCAGACCGCGGCGCGGGTCTCCTGCGCATCTTTTGCCACTCCGCCGCGTCGCCGGCCCGTGCGCGAGCGCGCGAGGAGAAACGGCCCCGCGGCGGGAAGTGGGGTACGGACCGGGCGCGGCGACCCGGCCGAAGGAGGAGCGCGATGCGGCATCGGCAGGCAGGGCTGCGAGCCCGAACCACGCGGATCGGGGCGCTGCTGGCCGTTCTGGCCCTCTCGGCGCCGGCGACGGCCCAGGTGCGCGCGGAGATCGGGCCCCGTGGCGAGGTGACCGCGGTGCGCGTGGGCGGCGCGACGATCCTTACCGATCTGGCCGTCTCCATCGTGCGGCCCGGCTGGACCGGCAACATCGTGGACCAGCGCGGCGCGCCCGGCGTGACGGCGCGCCGCCAGGACGGCGCAGCCATCTATTCGGGGCGGCTTACGGGCGCGGGGCCCGCCGCGCGCCTGCGCGAGGTCGTGCGCACGGCGCCTGGACGCGTTACGCTGCGCTATGAGCTGACGCCCGAGGCCGACATGGACGCCGAATGCGTGCTGCTCCAGGGCCTGTTGCCCGCCGAGCCCCACGCGGGCAGGACCGCCTACGTCGTGGCCGAAAGGCCGCCGGTGCGCGGGACCTTGCCCGCGCGCTACGGCGGCGGCGGCCACGTCCTGGTCGGCAGCCGGGCAGCGGAATGGATCGGCTTCTCGCTCCCCTCGGGCGCCGCGCTGCGCGTGACGCCAGACGGGCTCTCCGCCCAGCTTCAGGACAACCGCCGATGGGACACGCCCGCCTTCGGGCTGCTGCTGACGGCACCTGGCGGGCGGCTGCGGGCGGGCGTCCCGGTGCGCTTCGGCGTGACGCTGGCGGTGGACACGGCCCGAGGGCTCGGCAGGGACGCCTCCTTGCTGGAGCGGGGAACGCTCGCCGCCGTGCGAATGGCGGACTCGCGCCGGCTGGCCGTGCGGCGCGCGGCGCCACGGTCGCCGCGCTGTCCGGTGTACGGCCTGTGCGAGGTGACGGCGGAAGTGGCGGCCACCTACGACAACCCGTTCGACCCCGATCAGATCGCCGTCGACGCGGAGATCACCCGCCCCGACGGCCGGCGCGTGACGGTGCCGGGGTTCTTCGACGTGCCGATGCGCCTGGAGCGCCACGGAGGGGCCGAGCGGCTGCTCCTGGCCGGCGAGGCCGGCTTCCGCGTGCGGTATGCGCCCACCATGCCGGGGAAGCACCTCATCGTGATCCGCGCGAAGGCGCGCGCCGCCGTCGCGCGCTCCGCGCCGATGTGGATCACGGCGACCGCACCGAAGGCGCACGGGTTCGTGCGGCGCGCGAGCCGGGCGCCGCACGCCTTCGCCTTCGACGACGGAGCGCCCTACGTGCCGGTGGGCCTCAACCTCTGCTGGGCGACCGGGCCGAGGCCGGTGGCCGACTACGCGGCGTGGCTGCGCGCGCTGGGCAAGGCGGGAGGCAACTGGGCGCGGCTGTGGCTGGCCTACAACGAGAAGGGCATGGAGTGGTCGGCCGCGCCCACCCCGAAGCCAGGCACGGGGACCTACGCCGGCCTGGGACGCTACGCGCTGGATAACGCGTGGCGCCTGGACGAGATCGTGCGGCTGGCGGGCGAGAGCGGCGTGCGGCTCATGCTCTGCATGGGCACCTATGGCGAGTTCACCGAGGGCGGCTACTTCGACGAGGGATGCTGGGTGAGCAACCCGTACAACGCCGCGAACGGCGGCCCGTGCGCGACCCCCGCGGACTTCTGGACCGACGCGAGGGCGCGCAAGCTCTATCAGCGGCGGCTGCGCTATGCCGTGGCGCGCTGGGGCTGGTCGCCGGCCATCTTCGCCTGGGAGTTCTGGAACGAGGTGCCGCCGACGGCGGGCGTGGAGGCCTGGGTGGCCGAGATGGCCGGCTGGCTGAAGCGCAACGACCCGAACCGGCACATGGTGAGCACCACCTACGGCTCCCCGGCGATGTGGCGCTGCCGTGATGTCGACTTTACGATGACCCACATGTACGGCCAGGCTGGAGGGACGCCGGACTTCACCGACCGCATCGCGCGCACCACTCGCGAGATGCTCGGCTTTGGCAAGCCCTACCTGCTGGCGGAGTTCGGCATCGACTGGCAGAAAGACGACGGCCACTGGGACCCGCGCGGCACCGGAACGAACCTGCACAACGGGGGCTGGGCAGCCCTGCTATCCGGGGCGGCGGGCACGGCAATGCTCTGGTACTGGGACGGCTACGTGGCGCCGCGCGGGCTGTTCGGCACGCTCGCGCCGGTGCGCCGCTTCGCGGACACCGTGCCCTGGCCGAGCACGCCGATGGCGCCCGTGGCGGGGATCACAGTGACCGGCGACTCGGCGGCGCCGGAGACGTTTCGCGAGCTGGTGGTGCCCGCCGAGGCGGAATGGGGGCGCACGCCGGGCAGCGTCTACACGGTGGGCCGAGACGGGTCGGTGCGCGGCGGGCCCGTGGCGATGACCATCGGCAGCCCGGCGCGCGGCAATCCGGGCGAGCTGTTCACACAGCTCACCTGGCGCGTCGACATGCCGGCCAGCGGCCGCGTCTACCTGCGGCTGGGGCAGGTGTGCCAGAGCGCGCGGCTCGTGGTGAAGGTGGACGGCGAGACGCGCGTGGACCGCGCGCTGGCGGCCGGCGAGCCGGGCAAGGGGCCGTGGAAGTCGGCGGCCTACCTGGCGCAGTACGGCGTCTGGACGAGCGACTACGACGAGGACATCGCCCTCGACCTGGCGACCGGCCCCCATGCCATCACCGTGGCCAACACGGAAGGTGACTGGCTGCAGATCCGCTCGGTCCGCCTTCCGGCCTATCG encodes:
- a CDS encoding glycine--tRNA ligase subunit alpha; the encoded protein is MTFQDLLITLERFWAERGCLILQPYDVEVGAGTNAPMTTLRALGPEPWNVAYAQPSRRPADGRYALNPMRMQHYYQYQVIMKPSPDEIVDIYLESLRSLGIRAEEHDVRFVEDDWEAPTLGASGVGWEVWLDGTEITQFTYFQQMGGIECRTISAEITYGTERLACCLQGVDSVWEMEWAHGITYGEVEKEAEQQNCAYNFDEADVDALLARFEMYERESLRVVENGLVYPAFDLALKCSHVFNLLDARGSISVTERASYINRVRAMSRKCCLRYLKEREARGYPLLAGVAAPA
- a CDS encoding DUF5060 domain-containing protein, with protein sequence MRHRQAGLRARTTRIGALLAVLALSAPATAQVRAEIGPRGEVTAVRVGGATILTDLAVSIVRPGWTGNIVDQRGAPGVTARRQDGAAIYSGRLTGAGPAARLREVVRTAPGRVTLRYELTPEADMDAECVLLQGLLPAEPHAGRTAYVVAERPPVRGTLPARYGGGGHVLVGSRAAEWIGFSLPSGAALRVTPDGLSAQLQDNRRWDTPAFGLLLTAPGGRLRAGVPVRFGVTLAVDTARGLGRDASLLERGTLAAVRMADSRRLAVRRAAPRSPRCPVYGLCEVTAEVAATYDNPFDPDQIAVDAEITRPDGRRVTVPGFFDVPMRLERHGGAERLLLAGEAGFRVRYAPTMPGKHLIVIRAKARAAVARSAPMWITATAPKAHGFVRRASRAPHAFAFDDGAPYVPVGLNLCWATGPRPVADYAAWLRALGKAGGNWARLWLAYNEKGMEWSAAPTPKPGTGTYAGLGRYALDNAWRLDEIVRLAGESGVRLMLCMGTYGEFTEGGYFDEGCWVSNPYNAANGGPCATPADFWTDARARKLYQRRLRYAVARWGWSPAIFAWEFWNEVPPTAGVEAWVAEMAGWLKRNDPNRHMVSTTYGSPAMWRCRDVDFTMTHMYGQAGGTPDFTDRIARTTREMLGFGKPYLLAEFGIDWQKDDGHWDPRGTGTNLHNGGWAALLSGAAGTAMLWYWDGYVAPRGLFGTLAPVRRFADTVPWPSTPMAPVAGITVTGDSAAPETFRELVVPAEAEWGRTPGSVYTVGRDGSVRGGPVAMTIGSPARGNPGELFTQLTWRVDMPASGRVYLRLGQVCQSARLVVKVDGETRVDRALAAGEPGKGPWKSAAYLAQYGVWTSDYDEDIALDLATGPHAITVANTEGDWLQIRSVRLPAYRSSHHPDVRALALGGRRLRLLWLQNGESTWRAAYEGRAPAPLSGLRVRVPADDGLWKVEWWDTWRGVVTRRERVRAAGGALTLAAPSLTRDVAARCERL